The Cryptomeria japonica chromosome 9, Sugi_1.0, whole genome shotgun sequence DNA segment CCTCAGTTGCCCCTGGCGGCAATGAGGATTCTCACGGCCTGGGCGAGCCCTTCAGTGAGATTTTGTCGGTCACCATTGCAGATCTGGTACTCAATTTCTCTTTCCGCTATTTCCATGCTGCTGCTTCAAGGCTTGTTTGTCTGTGATGGCAGCCTGCTGCCTACTTCCCTAGGCGTGAATCCCATGAGCACTATTCAGTCGATTGCTCTGTGTATCAAATTATATCGTTCAATCCTTAGATAGGAATTCTGTGAATGAAATGCCGCCGATGCCGCAGACCATGATACCCGCCAATAAAGGGGTCTTAAATTCACTTTTCTCTACCAATCTGTCAtcgcctgctctgataccatgttgtttttAGTCCATTGTGTCTGAGCATTCCTGGAGGCATACAAATAATGGTGCGATGCCAGATTGTCATTCCAATCTGTGCAATCCGATTTAGTGCCAACGTCAGATACTCGGTTGAAGCAGCCCCAACTATGGATGCCAGTCATCAAacctgtattttttttattattatcttgAGAAGACAAGTCGAGTGTCTTCATATACCTGCGAGAAGAGATGGAAGGACATACAAATGGATGCGTCTCATCTCTTTTAATTATTATCATTAACTAATGACATTACCCCAATTACCTAATAATCCATTCGATTACCTAATAATCCATTCTTCATATTGCCGGCAGTATATTACTGCTGTCGATATTGCTTTAGAGAATCAGTGGGAAAGACATCTCCTGTCGATATTTCATCAACATTATGACGTCTAACCTTTCAAATACCTGGTTTAGCACTTCACTTCTATGGTTTGGAGATATTCAATCAAGCAAGAAATGTTATTTTAGATTATTTATAGAATCTTGAGGGCATGCCAGTGCACAATACAAAAATGTGGGCTTGTCTGCAAGTTTTATGTTCCTGTATCTCCATTTTTTTTTGAAGTATCAATATAATATCATCttcatgcattttaatttttgtttcttttattttgtaTAGTGGGAACCTACTTCAATGCTAAACATCGTTTATAGTCTGCAGATTGAAGAATGTGTTGGAGCATGGTGGAGGCCTAACTTTGAGACATTAATGCTACCGTATCGCCCGCCACACAATACTAAACCAAAGGTTGGACAAATTTTATATTCTTTATTAGTAAATAGTAATTAGATGTCAACAAATGAAAAACACAATCAAACTTAAGAATTGAAATTGTTTATTAATTATCATAATTTTCATGCAGGAATGCAAGAAAATATATGTTGTCCATTTGCCTGAAAAAGAATACCTTGCATGTCCGAAGAACATGAAAATACTAGCTGTTCCATTGTTTGAACTCTACAACAACATCCAGGTAGAGGTGATGTTAGCAAAGACTTTACAGATATATGCTCTTTCCTCTTCTTTATTGTGAATATACAATGACAATGCTCATTCGCAGTGTGTATGTGTTGtattaatgaaatcttcattgTAGGCATATGGTCCAGAACTCTCAAGTATTCCACCGCAACTCTCCAGGTTCTCTTTAATTCTTCATTAGATGTGCATAGCTTGTATATTCTCCTATTGTAAAATAGCATGATGAATTATGTTGGCATTTAGCTAAGCTAAAAAGAGACAGTAGATAAGTAAGACGAGATGTATAAGAAAGATTAAGCTGTATATTACTATATACAAATGGTAAATGAGAAAAATGTGAGACCACTGATAGCACAGAAAAGTTGTCTGCGTGGACATATGCATCATGTATCGTGCACTCAAAAAATGTCTACTGATGGTGCTTCTGGTGATATTTGTTGGGACGGATATTTATGGGTCTTTAATAAAAGTGTGTACATATTCAACTGTTTTTTTGAGTAGTAGTAGTTATGGTCTACATTTATAAAATCAATGGCAAGTTCTGCATGCATCTTAGtaagttgtatatatatattcTCCTATTACACAGCAACAGAATAAATTTTGAAGGATGTGCTTATTTAACAAGTTACCAGTGAACATATGAGGCTTTGATTAAAAATATTGTACCATGGGGATGTCTAAATCTTTCAACAATAATGTCTATAGAGGCAACACAAAGAAACCAGTTTAGAGAATTGTAATGGTGTTATTTGTGAACAGGTATCTATTATCAAGAGTACTCTCTAAATCAGAGGAATCTGCTGGTCAACTATTTTGGACCTTGGTGTACCCAAGACACAGGATATCGGAGTTATCAGTATATTATTAATGTCTGCTTCAATTGATCAAATCCTTCTTGTGCCATTCTTGTTTGGAAAAAGCTAATTTTTAATGCAAAATTAGGCAAAATTAATAATTTGGAAATAGTATCACACTCCATTTTAACAGATAAATTAGAATATATTGATGCAATTTAAAATGAAGCAGTTGGTGTGGAAGCACAACTTAGAAAATGAGGATGTTAACCACCTCATTTAGAATACCAAAAGTAGTAATTGAAACTCATTTAAGCATATAAACTAACATGAATAACAACACTGACAAAAAAAGTAATTTGGCAACGCCAATGTACACACAACAACCTCTGCACATGGTGAAGGGTTGCCAATGCTTCCTACCCACACATCCTTAGGTTCCTCTGATAGAGGAGCGACATACCACTCAAGATTCCATCCATCATCTCCATAGTGTTTGTAGCTTCGTGCTAGGCTCCTATGTCCTATATTTACCAAATATAGCCATGGGATCTATCTCTTGGACATGCAAGGGAGCTTTGCTTACAATCCCcatgctttttttttctttttctttctgttGAATTTCAAATCTTTGTTCTATGTTccatctgttgggtctcaaatcaacagattggataggttctaaggaaatgccaactcctatgatcgaaccctccaattgacttggccaacttatagagtgaacttatttggttactaactctcttaATTTAGGCTgtgtaggacctaggcgggtatacctactcactagttgttttcaatgactaatgctttttatagcagattaagtatcttgatctgatgtcctcctatctcaaaatggcataaATTCTTAGGAaggagatatagtagatgagttcaagattgttgttatagaagttattcgatctttgtgcttgaaatttatgtatatacactattgctagcccattctatatttcctactcaactactcctattacttttaaagtgAAACGTGAACTGATGAGTTGTGTTCTATAGATGACCAATGCTTTTCTTTGCTGTTTGGGatacaaagtctttatatttctttaggacttattgtgtaaacttatgagacaatttttaaacccaccacctctcgatgagtctgttagTTACTTTTTTTTATGAGCTCAATTACAATTTGCAAGTAAacctttttgatccaaatctacaatatgaaacacaaaatttcactggaagaacacgaataaccttacctgttagataatatcataagcaactgcctgctgaaaatgcaataatccacaacataaacgcaaaggaaaatgactgattttattatatatatttgctaaaatattacaatggtaagcctgaggctataatctactcctctaattatttttcacattaccaaagttccctcctttatatgagagtatacattatcaccaagcgttgtggcttttcaacatataaccgttacttaacattttttgttaacaaactagaagataaacaaattgggtacctgttgacgtgtattttgtacacagcctaacacagaataaaatacctaagggtatcttatcctctcttgagaaaaagtctctaactgctgaagattcgcataaaggatcagttaggatgactccaaggttccatttagtagggtctctacatgtggataagctcgccgtggtatgatgtgatttgctggaatcacaaggggacttacatttggtgattgaatttccgatctactttgctagaacacaggctcttactggctTAGACTTGAAAAAATGGGAAAAAGGATGAGGGtgaagagaagatctaatcctaatactaagaatgtaggagcaatgatttgatttttgatgaaactctaactaggtcttgttttgacatcaatggaacatctacacaaggctagtgcgatcttctaagggaagctttatgatgttcaaatcatcaacgcaggcatagacaccatcaagttgatgcatatcaatgaagaagcgacaaattgaaattgagcttaggctgaatgattccagttgactacgcaaggctagtctgcaatcaacaaactgctagtagtatggatatacgaatttccaccattaatcaatcacatttcctccattcatctaatcatctaccatctaggattgaagactcaacaagaaaccatgcaaattgcaagaaacgacacacttcaccattacttcaatgaaaatggagtttgtttacaatcaatggcaacaatttcttgccttgtcttcctattctactctaattactattctatcaactatattctaactctctctctaattatttctaattagcctttacaaatgaaatgcttgggcttatatagtgcccacaatacaatttgatggcttagatcaattgaagatcaatggccaagattcaacaatgaaaaccctaattagggtatgttacaaccattacataacatttaatgcttgaccaatgacaaaattgtattgcttggacacatgtcccttctagaaaaatcgaccaatggatagccggggtaggtacatcggagtttgtgccaccttccatgagttaagtacattgaatctggacatgctgaggtggacctcactgattggagaaatgatgactaggacgccacctcatttgacacttgtaacttggtagatattcaacttggtAGCGTTGAGAAGttatctttgattaactcttctaaaattatttgcttcttcaacgatcCCTTgtcctaactccttgtgtccttgatgtgcaggatgatgatgtacctcgccttggaacgctggattgaaagaggtcgcccatgtcctggcgaagaccgtccttgatccggcttgattttccttgaagagatctccatttgatgcctacacaacatttcaaaattagtaacatgattttgcaatacataacataaattagagagcaaattttaggaaacttaatgataagtcctttattaatcatttcctaaaaacgactgagctaagggaaaacaaattttcaaaattcaaaattaaggcaatgatgatcaaaattcgaaattaaaacaagagatcttgccataccttacttgagagcttaactctaaaaataaaggaattcgcctaggcaaaatttgaaataagatggtcttcaacgtgatctcccttcaaaatagcaatttcgccacctttcaagtttttgacgtgatcttcaagccTTTGACAAGTTCGCACCAATAGAATTTTCAAGTTCGCACCCCTTTTGAATATAATTCGCACCTCTTTGTCTTCCTTAAATCGCACTTGAGATGATAAAATaacaatgtgaaaataatgatctTCACCACCCTCCTTTATAAGTGCTTACCTCTCATCATTAtttaggccgacttttgtaaaaataaagcaattataaacgattttttaataaataagaaaggccgaccttcataaaacaataaaataccaagcgctctataataattaattaatttgccatcgtttttaattaataaacttggattttttttacaaggcaaaaattaattaatatttaaatgcaatatttaaatgctatttttaattaaattttcaatcttatcgaattttctagcatttaaataaattcaaaaatgtgtttgagcgccaaaatattttgaagatggaaagatacgtacctcatcgccctggtcccttggagagggacaggagcgatccatcaactgggtcttgattcttgcaatttcgACGTCCAAAGTATTTATTTCCACGTTGAATTAGACATTTTTGCTAGGATCTTTGAGCTTAATTGACTTGTTTGTACGAATGAATGCATCTCATGactattatcgccctggtcccttggagagggacaggagcgatccatcaatttttaCTTGAAATTCTCCGTCCTTGATATCAACTTCTCCTTTATTACCTTTCAAACAACGCTTTGAAccctttgcaagtttgttttgtcatgatctccgaaggaaaatgagtgctttggcaaatatcgccctagtcccttcctgagggacaggagcgatcctagtgtcgtggctcaaatttgcaaacttttgatcttcgttcttcg contains these protein-coding regions:
- the LOC131046591 gene encoding pre-mRNA cleavage factor Im 25 kDa subunit 2 isoform X1; this encodes MSSESVVNVYPLAGYSFGVNEAKVYKDVSLCDKLDRIRANYTREGIRRSVEGILLVHEYECPHLLLLQKGNKIIKLPGGHLRPGENEIEGLKRKLTSNLSSNSGNYQPDWKIEECVGAWWRPNFETLMLPYRPPHNTKPKECKKIYVVHLPEKEYLACPKNMKILAVPLFELYNNIQVEAYGPELSSIPPQLSRYLLSRVLSKSEESAGQLFWTLVYPRHRISELSVYY
- the LOC131046591 gene encoding pre-mRNA cleavage factor Im 25 kDa subunit 2 isoform X10: MVSRLKKVHEYECPHLLLLQKGNKIIKLPGGHLRPGENEIEGLKRKLTSNLSSNSGNYQPDWKIEECVGAWWRPNFETLMLPYRPPHNTKPKECKKIYVVHLPEKEYLACPKNMKILAVPLFELYNNIQVEAYGPELSSIPPQLSRYLLSRVLSKSEESAGQLFWTLVYPRHRISELSVYY
- the LOC131046591 gene encoding pre-mRNA cleavage factor Im 25 kDa subunit 2 isoform X2; amino-acid sequence: MSSESVVNVYPLAGYSFGVNEAKVYKDVSLCDKLDRIRANYTREGIRRSVEGILLVHEYECPHLLLLQKGNKIIKLPGGHLRPGENEIEGLKRKLTSNLSSNSGNYQPDWKIEECVGAWWRPNFETLMLPYRPPHNTKPKECKKIYVVHLPEKEYLACPKNMKILAVPLFELYNNIQAYGPELSSIPPQLSRYLLSRVLSKSEESAGQLFWTLVYPRHRISELSVYY